A single Pan paniscus chromosome 21, NHGRI_mPanPan1-v2.0_pri, whole genome shotgun sequence DNA region contains:
- the NECAB3 gene encoding N-terminal EF-hand calcium-binding protein 3 isoform X5, with product MDATKLEYERASKVDQFVTRFLLRETVSQLQALQSSLEGASDTLEAQAHGWRSDAESVEAQSRLCGSRRAGRRALRSVSRSSTWSPGSSDTGRSSEAEMQWRLQVNRLQELIDQLECKVRAVGPGPHKGGPSWYPPEPGPCWRPGPHSVPSQAPRLEPLREEDLAKGPDLHILVAQRQVQVAEEGLQDFHRALRCYVDFTGAQSHCLHVSAQKMPDGASFTLYEFWQDEPSWRRHQQSPGSKAFQRVLIDHLRAPDTLTTVFFPASWWIMNNN from the exons ATGGATGCCACCAAGCTG GAGTATGAGAGGGCCTCCAAAGTGGACCAGTTTGTGACACGCTTCCTGCTGCGGGAGACGGTGAGCCAGCTGCAAGCCCTGCAGAGCTCGCTGGAGGGGGCGTCAGATACCCTGGAGGCCCAGGCCCATGGCTGGCG GTCAGATGCAGAGAGCGTGGAGGCGCAGAGCAGGCTCTGCGGCAGCCGGCGGGCAGGACGCCGAGCCCTGAGGAGTGTCAGCCGGTCATCCACCTGGTCCCCCGGCTCTTCTGACACAG GGCGCAGCTCAGAGGCCGAGATGCAGTGGCGGCTCCAGGTGAACCGCCTCCAGGAGCTCATCGACCAGCTCGAGTGCAAGGTGAGGGCCGTGGGGCCAGGGCCCCACAAGGGAGGACCCTCCTGGTATCCGCCAGAGCCAGGCCCATGCTGGAGGCCCGGCCCACACTCTGTGCCCTCACAGGCCCCCCGGCTGGAACCCCTGCGTGAAGAGGACCTGGCCAAGGGGCCTGACTTG CACATCCTCGTGGCCCAGAGGCAGGTCCAGGTGGCAGAGGAAGGCCTGCAGGACTTCCACCGAGCCCTGCGCTGCTACGTGGACTTCACAGGGGCCCAGAGCCATTGTCTGCA TGTGTCCGCCCAGAAGATGCCGGATGGTGCCTCCTTCACCCTGTATGAGTTCTGGCAGGATGAGCCCTCCTGGAGAAG GCACCAGCAGTCGCCTGGCAGCAAGGCCTTCCAGCGCGTCCTCATCGACCACCTGCGGGCCCCGGACACCCTCACCACTGTGTTCTTCCCAG CCTCCTGGTGGATAATGAATAACAACTGA
- the C21H20orf144 gene encoding uncharacterized protein C20orf144 homolog encodes MGNYSSHKRTKAPKQARKERPADMDKAWWKPFLNHLTRKKPATRIVLILPLDKRQPLANAGRRIDYASGAGLGSPAAPRLRGAGEGSEREPTMPVLLLLRRQEARRPEEGGAGVRGGARAALSWPRLLSRFRSPGKAPREAGPAEEQPRKRCRCPRPRL; translated from the exons ATGGGAAACTATAGTTCCCACAAAAGGACCAAAGCACCCAAGCAGGCCCGCAAGGAGAGGCCGGCTGACATGGACAAGGCCTGGTGGAAACCGTTCCTCAACCACCTCACTCGGAAGAAGCCGGCT ACCAGGATCGTGCTGATTCTCCCCCTGGACAAGCGGCAGCCGCTGGCCAACGCTGGGCGACGGATTGACTACGCGTCCGGCGCCGGGCTAGGCTCCCCGGCGGCACCCAGATTGCGCGGAGCGGGCGAAGGTAGCGAGCGCGAGCCGACGATGCCGGTACTGCTGCTGCTGCGGCGACAAGAGGCGCGGCGGCCGGAAGAGGGCGGGGCCGGCGTAAGGGGCGGGGCCAGGGCAGCTCTGAGCTGGCCGCGGCTGCTCTCGCGCTTCCGGTCCCCGGGGAAGGCTCCCCGCGAAGCCGGCCCCGCCGAGGAGCAGCCGCGCAAACGGTGCCGCTGCCCTCGCCCGCGGCTTTAA
- the ACTL10 gene encoding actin-like protein 10 produces MASTALLALCSTGAFSGLAVEAGAGVCHATPIYAGHSWHQATFRLNVAGSTLSRYLRDLLVAANPDLLQQALPRKAITHLKKRSCYVSLDFEGDLRDPARHHPASFSVGNGCCVCLSSERFRCPEPIFQPGLLGQAEQGLPALAFRALQKMPKTLRTRLADTVVLAGGSTLFPGFAERLDKELEAQCRRHGYAALRPHLVAKHGRGMAVWTGGSMVASLHSFQRRWITRAMYQECGSRLLYDVFN; encoded by the coding sequence ATGGCTAGCACTGCGTTGCTGGCGCTCTGCTCCACCGGCGCGTTCAGCGGGCTGGCCGTGGAGGCGGGCGCGGGCGTGTGCCACGCCACGCCCATCTACGCGGGTCACTCGTGGCACCAGGCCACCTTCCGGCTGAACGTGGCAGGCAGCACCCTGTCGCGCTACCTGCGGGATCTGCTGGTGGCGGCGAACCCTGACCTCTTGCAGCAGGCCCTGCCCCGCAAGGCCATCACACATCTCAAGAAGCGCAGCTGCTACGTGTCCCTGGACTTCGAGGGCGACCTCCGCGACCCCGCCCGCCACCATCCGGCCAGTTTCAGCGTGGGTAACGGGTGCTGCGTCTGCCTCAGCAGTGAGCGCTTCCGCTGCCCCGAACCCATCTTCCAGCCGGGCCTGCTGGGCCAGGCTGAGCAGGGGCTGCCCGCGCTGGCCTTCCGGGCGCTGCAGAAGATGCCCAAAACGCTGCGGACACGGCTGGCAGACACCGTGGTGCTAGCCGGCGGCTCCACACTGTTTCCTGGCTTCGCCGAGCGCCTGGACAAGGAGCTGGAGGCGCAGTGCCGGCGGCACGGCTACGCGGCCCTGCGGCCCCACCTGGTGGCCAAGCATGGGCGTGGCATGGCTGTGTGGACCGGCGGCTCCATGGTGGCCTCCCTGCACTCCTTCCAGCGCCGCTGGATAACTCGGGCCATGTACCAGGAGTGTGGCTCCAGGCTGCTGTACGATGTGTTCAACTGA